The Mycolicibacterium flavescens genome has a segment encoding these proteins:
- a CDS encoding virulence factor Mce family protein, producing MADRTTAVRRRRRPLENYSKIWLGVVAVAVVSVLIAALMLVRVADFGYRHYTARFLQAAALQPGNPITVAGIPVGEVSSMELKGDHVEAGLKVRNDVVLGEDSRASIKITTILGSRYLALYPDGPGSLPDDTFDLTHTEVPYDLQEALADVTTTYEQVDSDAFAETLAILGRQLETLPPVVPQALENTQTLSTIIAKRRDQLGELLKTTELVSSTLRRQQSTIGSLMDQGNSLLGEFVARRATFQAMMDGLTNLVQTLSGIVIDDRPELEELLDNLQELSTLLGRNDGMVRSILQSGAVALRNMTNITGTGNAIDFNASSGLLVDSWMCAISGRAKQFGMLEYYQDCK from the coding sequence ATGGCTGATCGAACAACTGCCGTCCGTCGCAGGCGGCGCCCACTGGAGAACTACAGCAAGATCTGGCTGGGAGTCGTTGCCGTCGCGGTGGTTTCGGTTCTCATCGCGGCGCTGATGCTGGTGAGAGTGGCCGACTTCGGCTACCGCCACTACACCGCACGCTTCCTGCAGGCCGCGGCGCTGCAACCGGGCAATCCGATCACCGTGGCCGGCATCCCGGTGGGCGAGGTGTCGAGCATGGAACTCAAGGGCGACCATGTCGAGGCCGGCCTGAAGGTGCGCAACGATGTCGTACTCGGCGAGGACTCGCGCGCCTCGATCAAGATCACGACGATCCTGGGATCGCGGTACCTCGCGCTGTATCCCGATGGCCCAGGTTCGTTGCCCGACGACACATTCGACCTGACGCACACCGAGGTGCCCTACGACCTGCAGGAGGCACTGGCCGACGTCACCACCACCTACGAGCAGGTCGACTCCGATGCGTTCGCCGAAACCCTGGCTATTCTCGGCCGCCAGCTCGAGACCCTGCCCCCTGTGGTTCCGCAGGCGTTGGAGAACACTCAGACGCTGTCGACGATCATCGCGAAACGCCGAGACCAGTTGGGCGAGCTACTCAAGACGACGGAGCTGGTCAGCTCCACGCTGCGGCGCCAGCAGTCGACTATCGGCAGCCTGATGGATCAGGGCAACTCGTTGCTGGGGGAGTTCGTCGCGCGGCGTGCCACGTTCCAGGCGATGATGGACGGGCTGACAAATCTGGTTCAGACGTTGAGCGGCATCGTGATCGACGATCGGCCCGAGCTCGAGGAGCTGCTCGACAATCTTCAGGAGCTTTCCACTCTGCTGGGCCGAAACGACGGCATGGTGCGCAGCATTCTGCAGTCCGGAGCGGTCGCATTACGCAACATGACCAACATCACCGGCACCGGCAATGCGATCGATTTCAACGCCTCCAGCGGCCTGCTGGTCGACTCCTGGATGTGCGCTATCAGCGGCCGAGCCAAACAGTTCGGCATGCTCGAGTACTACCAGGACTGCAAATGA
- a CDS encoding virulence factor Mce family protein has protein sequence MKYRAALVGLSLFMVVALTLTWLVYVTLRRDVAGSTVPYSAVFTDVFGLREGDDVRMAGVRVGRVESIDLQGKHAKVSFVVQREQQLLGTTVASVTYQNIVGQRYLGLSLGNLGSPDPLPAGSVIPVEQTDPSFDVGRLLNGYEPLFSVLDPRHADNLTKGVIQSLQGDEGSITALIDQTAQLTDAFAGRDEELGGVITDLNVVVANLARHNDDLDHIIGQARSVVSTFDARRPQLVDSMGSIAKVVRQLSTISDEVYPSLNELVEREPGFAAHMVKIEPQLAFVGANLPLMLKGFARITGEGTYASAYACNLDGTAFFPGLNDVTPIVVDAATPGNKARYTPKCRNMANG, from the coding sequence ATGAAGTATCGCGCCGCACTGGTCGGGCTGTCGCTGTTCATGGTGGTGGCGTTGACCTTGACCTGGCTGGTCTATGTCACGCTGCGCCGGGACGTGGCCGGGTCGACGGTGCCCTACTCCGCCGTGTTCACCGATGTCTTCGGCCTGCGCGAGGGTGACGACGTCCGAATGGCCGGCGTCCGGGTGGGCCGGGTGGAAAGCATTGACCTGCAGGGCAAACACGCCAAGGTGTCGTTCGTCGTGCAGCGCGAGCAGCAGCTGCTCGGCACCACCGTCGCCTCGGTGACCTACCAGAACATCGTCGGACAGCGATATCTCGGCCTGTCGCTGGGCAACCTGGGGTCGCCCGATCCGCTGCCGGCAGGCAGTGTCATCCCGGTCGAACAGACCGATCCGTCGTTCGACGTGGGCCGGCTGCTCAACGGGTACGAACCGCTGTTCAGCGTGCTCGACCCGCGGCATGCCGACAATCTCACCAAAGGTGTCATCCAGTCGCTGCAGGGCGACGAGGGGTCGATAACGGCGCTGATCGACCAGACGGCGCAGCTGACCGACGCTTTCGCCGGTCGCGACGAGGAGCTCGGGGGGGTGATCACCGACCTCAACGTCGTGGTTGCCAACCTCGCCCGACACAACGACGACCTCGACCACATCATCGGCCAAGCGCGGTCGGTGGTCTCGACCTTCGACGCGCGGCGGCCCCAGCTGGTGGATTCGATGGGCTCGATCGCGAAAGTGGTGCGTCAGCTGTCGACGATCTCCGACGAGGTCTACCCCTCGCTGAACGAACTCGTCGAGCGCGAACCGGGTTTCGCCGCGCACATGGTCAAAATCGAACCGCAATTGGCGTTCGTCGGCGCCAATCTGCCCCTGATGCTGAAGGGATTCGCGCGCATCACCGGCGAGGGCACCTATGCCAGCGCCTACGCGTGCAACCTCGACGGCACCGCGTTCTTCCCCGGTCTCAACGACGTGACCCCGATCGTCGTCGACGCGGCCACCCCCGGCAACAAAGCCCGATACACCCCGAAGTGCAGGAATATGGCCAATGGCTGA